A portion of the Nitrospira defluvii genome contains these proteins:
- a CDS encoding Hpt domain-containing protein has protein sequence MSQDLEAIVPGFLANRRRDLATIEACLKQGDLNTIRMLGHRMKGDGGGYGFDQISTIGDRLEQAAIAQDPVSIAAEVAHLTDFLAKVTVIYTP, from the coding sequence GTGAGTCAGGACCTCGAGGCCATCGTCCCCGGATTCCTCGCCAACCGCCGGCGGGATCTCGCGACGATCGAAGCCTGTCTGAAGCAGGGCGACCTGAACACCATCCGCATGCTGGGCCATCGGATGAAAGGCGACGGCGGGGGATACGGCTTCGATCAGATCAGCACGATCGGCGACCGGCTTGAACAGGCGGCCATCGCACAGGATCCTGTGTCGATCGCCGCGGAAGTGGCCCACCTGACCGACTTCCTTGCGAAGGTCACCGTCATTTACACCCCCTAG
- a CDS encoding sensor histidine kinase, with translation MNSLGRLIRKTALMLVGGLLLAFSLLIYIGGETLMNRYVDRRLLELAETLGRIIEQRPELIRNAGGELVALGQNGRSQEEQHELREASHTVRVLSVEGQLVWKGSDVVPRPPVIPTLLDQVARGETVFDLVHLQDGSPIRRVSIPVSKGGEIRYVLQAEESLHYAQETLRGLAILLMIGSGAIMLIAWAGSVWIARMVLTPIEQLSRRAETMSEADLGERLVLDSPFREFHRLTHAFNAMMDRFQKSCRSQRRFVDYAAHEMQTPLTVLQGNLEVTLQKARTTAEYRDALIGNLEQVEKLITLARSLLTLTKVTGDRPPVRLEPLLLQPLVEDLLAELALLAEDRRVTLTCDAAAVPPISGDAQWLKQALINLLDNSLRYTPPGGKVIVRLRHVEGRVEIAVRDTGHGIEPEHLPHLFEHFYRTDKARARDSGGTGLGLAIVKGIVEAHGGTVAVETKVGMGSEFTLRLPIPTRETVEV, from the coding sequence GTGAACTCGCTGGGACGACTGATTCGAAAAACGGCTTTAATGCTGGTCGGGGGACTGCTGCTCGCGTTTTCCCTGCTCATCTATATCGGCGGCGAGACGTTGATGAATCGTTATGTCGATCGGCGGCTATTGGAGTTGGCCGAGACGCTTGGCCGAATCATCGAGCAGCGTCCCGAGCTGATCCGCAATGCCGGGGGTGAACTCGTCGCCTTGGGCCAGAACGGACGGAGCCAGGAAGAACAGCATGAACTGCGGGAGGCCTCGCATACGGTGAGAGTTCTCTCGGTGGAGGGACAGTTGGTGTGGAAGGGGTCCGACGTCGTGCCTCGTCCCCCGGTAATCCCGACGTTGCTCGACCAGGTGGCGCGCGGCGAGACCGTCTTCGATCTGGTGCACTTGCAGGATGGCTCGCCCATTCGGCGCGTGTCCATTCCCGTCTCAAAAGGGGGCGAGATCCGGTACGTGCTGCAGGCGGAAGAATCCCTCCACTACGCCCAGGAGACTCTACGCGGACTCGCGATTCTACTGATGATCGGCTCAGGCGCCATCATGCTGATCGCCTGGGCCGGCAGCGTCTGGATCGCCAGGATGGTGTTGACGCCCATCGAGCAGCTCAGCCGTCGGGCCGAAACCATGTCGGAGGCTGATCTGGGGGAACGGCTCGTGCTGGATTCTCCGTTTCGCGAGTTCCATCGCTTGACTCACGCGTTCAATGCCATGATGGACCGGTTTCAGAAGAGCTGCCGGAGCCAGCGGCGATTCGTGGACTACGCCGCCCATGAAATGCAGACGCCCCTCACCGTCCTCCAGGGAAACCTGGAGGTGACGCTGCAGAAGGCGAGAACGACAGCCGAGTACCGCGATGCCCTCATCGGCAACTTGGAGCAGGTGGAAAAGCTGATCACGCTGGCCCGGTCGTTACTCACGTTGACCAAGGTCACGGGGGATCGTCCGCCCGTGCGCCTGGAGCCCTTATTGCTGCAGCCGCTGGTAGAAGACCTCCTCGCGGAACTTGCGCTGCTGGCCGAGGATCGACGGGTTACCCTCACCTGTGACGCGGCGGCGGTCCCGCCGATCTCGGGTGATGCGCAATGGCTGAAACAGGCCTTGATCAATTTACTCGATAACAGCCTTCGGTATACGCCGCCGGGCGGCAAGGTCATCGTGCGACTGCGGCATGTGGAGGGACGTGTCGAGATAGCTGTGAGGGATACGGGGCATGGCATCGAACCGGAGCATCTGCCCCATCTGTTTGAGCACTTCTACCGCACCGACAAGGCGCGGGCGCGGGATTCCGGCGGCACCGGACTCGGACTGGCCATCGTGAAGGGCATTGTGGAGGCGCACGGAGGAACGGTTGCGGTCGAGACGAAGGTGGGAATGGGGTCGGAATTTACGTTGCGATTGCCGATTCCGACCAGGGAGACGGTCGAAGTGTAG
- a CDS encoding response regulator transcription factor produces the protein MRILLVEDDADLAQFLRKGLREERYAVDVAVDGEQGLHFGTVNPYDLFILDIMLPQIDGLTLCRRLRDAGVTAPVFLLTARDTTQDKVSGLDLGADDYLTKPFAFAELLARARALLRRGGPQLQARLKAADLELDPATHRVWRRGTEIALTNKEYALLDFLLRNKNRVLTRTAIIEHVWDISYDPMTNIVDAHIRALRAKIDRDFSPPLITTVRGAGYMLEEQEPQS, from the coding sequence ATGCGTATTCTCTTGGTAGAAGATGATGCCGATCTGGCCCAATTTTTGAGAAAGGGGCTCAGGGAGGAGCGGTATGCGGTGGATGTGGCCGTCGACGGCGAGCAGGGACTCCACTTCGGCACGGTGAATCCCTACGACCTGTTCATCCTCGACATCATGCTGCCGCAGATCGACGGACTGACGCTCTGCCGCCGTCTGCGTGATGCCGGTGTCACGGCGCCGGTCTTTCTTCTCACTGCGCGCGATACGACCCAGGACAAAGTTTCGGGGCTGGACTTGGGAGCCGACGATTACCTGACGAAGCCCTTCGCGTTTGCGGAGCTGCTGGCGCGGGCACGGGCGTTGTTGCGTCGGGGAGGGCCGCAGCTGCAGGCGCGGCTCAAGGCGGCGGATTTGGAACTCGATCCCGCCACCCATCGGGTGTGGAGGAGAGGGACCGAAATCGCCCTCACCAACAAGGAATATGCCCTGTTGGATTTTTTGCTCAGGAACAAGAATCGAGTGCTGACGAGGACCGCCATCATCGAACATGTGTGGGACATCAGTTATGACCCGATGACGAATATCGTGGATGCGCATATCCGGGCGCTGCGGGCCAAAATCGACAGAGATTTTTCGCCGCCCCTGATCACCACGGTCCGCGGTGCCGGCTACATGTTGGAAGAACAGGAGCCCCAATCGTGA
- a CDS encoding glycosyltransferase yields MNIAQIGPFHEAVTGHSEGPEGRMIASLTEELLRLGHDVTVFASGDSHTAGRLIPVAPLAMRAYPMPKRHLADALAMLALEKAFAMTPAFDMIHVHAGSAAFPLMRRSAIPIVATIYGPIDAPEVLRLHREFRELVLIATSTAQVQQAPDLNWQAVIPPVSSPGEVNNDDLSARIAQAYESVYEWRTLRRPAERQDRALALCHGV; encoded by the coding sequence ATGAACATTGCGCAGATCGGTCCGTTTCATGAAGCCGTCACAGGGCACAGCGAAGGTCCGGAGGGACGAATGATCGCGTCGTTGACCGAGGAGTTGCTCCGTCTGGGCCATGACGTCACGGTGTTTGCCAGCGGGGATAGTCACACGGCCGGGAGATTGATTCCTGTCGCGCCGTTGGCCATGCGAGCTTATCCGATGCCAAAGCGGCACCTGGCCGATGCCTTGGCCATGTTGGCGCTGGAGAAGGCCTTTGCTATGACGCCCGCCTTCGACATGATCCATGTCCATGCCGGTTCGGCCGCCTTTCCGTTGATGCGCAGGAGTGCCATCCCCATCGTGGCCACGATCTACGGCCCGATTGATGCCCCGGAGGTGTTGCGCCTCCATCGGGAGTTCCGTGAGTTGGTGCTCATCGCCACCTCGACCGCGCAAGTGCAACAGGCTCCCGATCTGAACTGGCAGGCAGTCATTCCGCCGGTGTCTTCACCAGGAGAGGTGAACAATGATGATCTGTCTGCGCGCATCGCACAGGCCTATGAATCCGTCTATGAATGGAGGACGCTCCGTCGCCCTGCTGAGCGTCAAGACCGTGCCCTTGCACTCTGTCATGGCGTCTAG